In a genomic window of Demequina muriae:
- a CDS encoding glycosyltransferase family 2 protein gives MEHADDHDNPLDVLSMDPGSERDSSKPAAPFRRRRRQWGAERPRPPLPAMEKPASTAATWMGGFAIVATVVAFVAYFALTIVSQVIDNGITDSTYLGQSLAYVIVMGFLIFSTFSYLLARQGALYRSRGHVRTPRAEIDAFMSSTRPSLTALVPSYAEDPGVVRATLLSAALQEYPRLRVVLLLDDPPNPSDPAAAASLDECRALPGELQTLLDGPYERFTHALTAHEEAARENGAGTPDGIRTLAIDYRWAATWLREQQVGYARASNADDFLADEVLGGLAGDFERTSQALFDALDQGAAIPAERLSQLCRRLVWTFDVKLSSFERKAYANLPHDANKAMNLNAYMALMGRRVKRVETRLGTMLRYTEGEEGVLIPDSDYLLTLDADSVLLREYCLRLVHHLEMPGNERVGVIQTPYSAFRGAPTRLERIAAATTDIQHILHQGLTYFDATFWVGANAVIRKAALNDIVEISFVGGQEVRRYVQDRTVIEDTESSIDLVAHGWSLYNYPERLSYSATPPDFGSLAVQRARWANGGLLIAPKFRRLIKSRRKEGDRIRRASIILRTNYMASISWASIGLVVLLTFPFDDRLLSPIIVAAALPYFLAMSYDFRRLGYKRSDIFRVYAFNLILLPVNLAGTFKSLQQAAAKSKIAFARTPKVANRTAAPALYILAAYAIAIFSFYTVANDIRTENWSHAAFAAFNGVLTTYAIGAFIGFRNSIADLVLGAVHWVQVPRRPKLADATPQATENEWESILYFGPDHDPTSDAPPPVAMTTTAPPRHGDTRSRQRTS, from the coding sequence ATGGAGCACGCTGACGACCACGACAATCCGCTCGACGTGCTGTCGATGGACCCGGGGTCGGAGCGAGACTCGTCGAAGCCCGCCGCTCCCTTCCGCCGTCGCCGCCGTCAGTGGGGCGCCGAACGCCCGCGCCCGCCGCTTCCCGCCATGGAGAAGCCCGCCAGCACGGCAGCGACCTGGATGGGCGGCTTCGCCATCGTCGCGACCGTCGTCGCGTTCGTCGCCTACTTCGCGCTGACCATCGTCTCGCAGGTGATCGACAACGGCATCACGGACAGCACGTACCTGGGACAGTCCCTCGCGTACGTCATCGTCATGGGCTTCCTCATCTTCTCGACCTTCTCCTACCTGTTGGCTCGCCAGGGCGCTCTCTACCGCTCTCGTGGGCACGTCCGGACGCCACGCGCGGAGATCGACGCGTTCATGTCGAGCACCCGGCCCTCGCTCACCGCCCTCGTGCCGTCCTACGCCGAGGACCCTGGGGTGGTCCGTGCCACGCTGCTCTCCGCCGCGTTGCAGGAGTACCCGCGATTGCGCGTCGTCCTGCTCCTCGATGACCCGCCGAACCCGTCGGACCCGGCCGCGGCGGCGAGCCTGGACGAGTGCAGGGCGCTGCCAGGCGAGCTGCAGACGCTCCTGGATGGTCCGTACGAGCGCTTCACGCATGCGCTCACTGCCCACGAGGAGGCGGCTCGTGAGAACGGAGCGGGAACGCCGGACGGCATCCGCACACTGGCGATCGACTATCGGTGGGCGGCGACATGGCTCCGTGAGCAGCAGGTCGGCTATGCGCGCGCCTCCAACGCCGACGACTTCCTCGCGGACGAGGTGCTGGGCGGACTTGCCGGCGACTTCGAGCGCACCTCACAGGCGCTCTTCGACGCGCTCGACCAGGGTGCCGCGATTCCGGCCGAGCGGCTCAGCCAGCTGTGCCGCCGGCTGGTCTGGACGTTCGACGTCAAGCTCTCCTCGTTCGAACGCAAGGCGTACGCGAACCTGCCGCATGATGCGAACAAGGCGATGAACCTCAACGCGTACATGGCTCTGATGGGCCGCCGGGTCAAGCGCGTCGAGACACGCCTCGGAACGATGCTTCGCTACACCGAAGGAGAGGAGGGCGTCCTCATCCCCGACAGCGACTATCTGCTGACTCTCGACGCCGACAGCGTGCTGCTGCGCGAGTACTGCCTGCGCCTGGTGCACCATCTCGAGATGCCCGGCAACGAACGCGTGGGCGTGATCCAGACGCCCTACTCCGCGTTCCGCGGCGCGCCCACGCGACTCGAGCGCATCGCCGCCGCGACCACCGACATCCAGCACATCCTGCACCAGGGACTCACGTACTTCGACGCCACCTTCTGGGTCGGGGCGAACGCCGTCATCCGGAAGGCAGCCCTGAACGACATCGTCGAGATCTCGTTCGTCGGGGGTCAGGAAGTCCGGCGCTACGTCCAGGACCGCACGGTCATCGAGGACACCGAGTCGAGCATCGACCTCGTGGCGCACGGGTGGAGCCTGTACAACTACCCCGAGCGGCTCAGCTACAGCGCGACGCCGCCCGACTTCGGATCGCTCGCCGTTCAGCGCGCGCGGTGGGCCAACGGGGGCCTTCTCATCGCGCCCAAGTTCCGACGTCTCATCAAGAGCCGCCGCAAGGAGGGCGACCGCATCCGCCGCGCGTCGATCATCCTGCGCACCAACTACATGGCGTCGATCTCATGGGCCAGCATCGGCCTCGTGGTCCTGCTGACCTTCCCCTTCGATGACCGACTGCTCAGCCCGATCATCGTCGCGGCGGCGCTGCCCTACTTCCTTGCGATGTCGTACGACTTCCGCAGGCTCGGGTACAAGCGCTCCGACATCTTCAGGGTGTATGCGTTCAACTTGATCCTGCTCCCCGTCAACCTCGCAGGGACGTTCAAGTCATTGCAGCAGGCGGCGGCCAAGTCCAAGATCGCGTTCGCGAGGACGCCCAAGGTCGCCAATCGCACCGCCGCCCCTGCGCTCTACATCCTGGCCGCGTACGCCATCGCGATCTTCTCGTTCTACACGGTGGCGAACGACATCCGGACGGAGAACTGGAGCCACGCCGCCTTCGCCGCGTTCAACGGCGTGCTCACCACGTACGCCATCGGGGCCTTCATCGGCTTCCGCAACTCGATCGCGGATCTGGTGCTGGGCGCGGTGCACTGGGTGCAGGTTCCACGGCGACCGAAGCTGGCCGACGCCACACCTCAGGCGACCGAGAACGAGTGGGAGTCGATCCTGTACTTCGGACCTGACCACGACCCCACCTCGGACGCTCCCCCGCCGGTCGCCATGACCACGACTGCTCCGCCTCGCCACGGCGACACCCGCTCCCGTCAGCGCACCTCGTGA
- a CDS encoding glycosyl hydrolase family 18 has protein sequence MTSLPSAPTPRRTRVSLLRLGVLLLTVGLTGWFGFQAISAVALGPAKPGPSTFSGYVDVTATPSYAFETPDGPAQSDVTLAFVVSDTQDPCVPSWGAYYSLDSAAADLELDRRVRQLREVGGDVRVSFGGQANSELAVGCTDPDGLLDAYRSVVERYSLTTIDLDIEGGALDDTASIARRAVAIATLQDERLADDGLAVWLTLPVGPTGLTAAGEQVVSQMLAAGVDLAGVNGMTMNLGVPTTASQPQSDVIIDSATALHDQVSALHEQVGISLTETQAWGKVGITPMIGQNDIPNERFTLADAAIVNQFARDTGVGLVSMWSLNRDGTCTAPLPSVLTVVQTSCSGVDQGGQLFAEALAVDLPSSSAGVTSGESPAPVASPPAAPATPQVVDDPETSPYPIWDPLGTYPAGTKIVWRQQVYEAKFWTSGFAPDSAVANAADSPWSLLGPVLPGDTPAPLPTLPEGSYPQWDEEEVYTAGSRVQLGLVPYEAKWWTQGIEPGVSVEGGTPWVLVMPAR, from the coding sequence ATGACCAGCCTTCCCTCCGCCCCGACTCCACGCCGGACGCGCGTGTCCTTGCTGAGGCTTGGAGTCCTGCTGCTCACCGTCGGCCTCACCGGGTGGTTCGGATTCCAGGCCATCTCCGCCGTCGCCTTGGGCCCCGCCAAGCCCGGGCCATCGACCTTCAGTGGCTACGTCGACGTGACGGCCACCCCCAGCTACGCGTTCGAGACCCCCGACGGCCCTGCGCAGTCGGACGTCACCTTGGCGTTCGTGGTCTCCGACACCCAGGATCCGTGCGTCCCGAGCTGGGGCGCGTACTACTCGCTCGATTCCGCCGCCGCAGATCTCGAGCTCGACCGCCGTGTGCGGCAGCTCCGCGAGGTGGGTGGCGACGTGCGCGTCTCGTTCGGCGGCCAGGCCAACAGCGAGTTGGCCGTGGGCTGCACCGACCCCGACGGTCTTCTCGACGCCTATCGCTCCGTCGTCGAGCGCTACAGCCTCACCACGATCGACCTCGACATCGAAGGCGGTGCGCTTGACGACACCGCGAGCATCGCGCGGCGTGCGGTGGCCATCGCCACGCTCCAGGATGAGCGCCTGGCGGACGACGGGCTCGCCGTCTGGCTCACTCTGCCGGTGGGGCCCACCGGGCTCACCGCAGCCGGGGAGCAGGTCGTCTCCCAGATGCTCGCCGCCGGCGTCGATCTTGCCGGCGTGAATGGCATGACGATGAACCTCGGGGTGCCGACGACCGCGAGCCAGCCGCAGTCCGACGTCATCATCGACTCGGCGACGGCGCTCCACGACCAGGTCTCCGCTCTCCACGAGCAGGTCGGGATCTCCTTGACCGAGACGCAGGCGTGGGGCAAGGTCGGCATCACCCCGATGATCGGCCAGAACGACATCCCCAACGAGCGGTTCACCCTGGCAGATGCCGCGATCGTCAATCAGTTCGCGCGCGACACCGGCGTCGGCCTCGTGTCGATGTGGTCTCTGAATCGCGATGGCACGTGCACTGCCCCGTTGCCGTCCGTGCTCACGGTCGTGCAGACCTCGTGCAGCGGTGTCGACCAGGGCGGCCAGCTCTTCGCGGAGGCCTTGGCAGTCGACCTGCCGAGCAGCAGCGCCGGCGTCACGTCCGGCGAATCCCCCGCGCCGGTCGCCTCGCCGCCCGCGGCACCGGCCACGCCGCAGGTGGTGGACGACCCGGAGACGAGCCCCTACCCCATCTGGGATCCGCTGGGCACCTACCCGGCCGGCACCAAGATCGTCTGGCGCCAGCAGGTGTACGAGGCGAAGTTCTGGACCAGCGGCTTCGCGCCGGACTCGGCGGTCGCCAACGCCGCCGACTCGCCCTGGTCGCTGCTCGGGCCGGTGCTTCCGGGAGACACCCCGGCGCCTCTCCCGACGCTGCCCGAGGGCAGCTACCCGCAGTGGGACGAGGAGGAGGTCTACACGGCCGGTTCTCGCGTGCAGCTGGGGCTCGTGCCGTACGAGGCCAAGTGGTGGACCCAGGGCATCGAGCCAGGCGTGTCGGTCGAGGGCGGGACGCCGTGGGTGCTGGTGATGCCGGCACGATAG